The genomic stretch GCAGTAGCTTCTGCATCTTTAAAGCCATCCCACATTGCAAAAAAATACAAGCATGGGTAAAACATAATCCACTGCATGTCAACAGTGGCTAATGCCTGTTCCGTTTCACCTAAAAAACTTAATCGTATTGCAGAGTTAAAATGTGCGCCCATATTAATTAAAAATTCCAATGCTATAAACACAATCCCTTTTACGTACTGCTTGTTTAATAATTGACTAAACCCTGGTAGGGCAATATTCCACAGAATTGCTTCTAGTCTAGTCAAAAAATCGACTCTCACATTTTAGAATATGTACAGGGGGCACTTGGCTTCGTAATTGTTTTCTCATCCTTATCTACCTCGCATTGATTTACGAATAGTTTTAGTAAAGGAGAAAAATTTATACTCTGAAATGTAATTTTCTGTAAGGTTTTTTAACGCTATGAATCAAAGCAAGCTTTTTAATATTTACGAAGAGAAACAATATCTAAGCCTAACAGACGCTTTCTCAGGAACTGAAAGCATCTGTTAATAATTCTTTCAAGGGTTTTTGTATCATTTCCTAAAATTCTAATGGCACATCCATTTATCGCCAATTTTGAAATACCTATATATCCATTCTGCTCTTCGCTTATTACTTCATCATACAACTCGTCAATGACCGAATCGATAATTCCTTCAGCAATTGCTAAAAAAGAACCGAAATGCGTATAGCCCTCCATTTTCATAATCGCATGGATGTCTTCATGAGGAGATAAAAACAAGTGATCAAAAACCATTAACTGATTTTTTCGATAAATTTTCAACTTTGAGCGCACTGAATGATACTTAAATGTCTGTCCATCAGGTGACCAGCCTGGTGTAATGATATCAGAGATAAAAAACGTTGCTTTTTCTTCCATATGTACAGTTGTTTCTTGTATAAAACGCGCACCTTCGTATAAAATAAGTGGATCTGGAAGGTATTCAACCACTGCTCCTTTTCTTAAGAACAGCTCTGTTTCTTGAAACACAGGTTCGTGTGGCGTTCGGTATACTTTTGTTGCAGCCTGTGTGGTCAAGCAAACATGTGCATCCTCTTTAGCTGTGATGCACGCTTTATAATGGTCCCCTCCAACATATCCACCTCCTACATGTAGAAGGTAGATTGTCGGGATATGCTCTTCCATGTAGATTGGACGAGCTACTTTAAAAGCTCCATCATGATAGGTGTTATGAACAACCGTCTTATTTTTTACCTTGTGCGATTCAAGTTTTAAATAGCCTGTATAACTCATGATTCAATGCCGATAAGTAATACTTCTTTTTTAATCCACTGAATGACGTCAGCCAGCCCTTGATCCTTTTTCAAATTTGTAAATACAAAAGGCTTCTTGCCTCGTGCTGCAATTGTATCTTCTTTCATCACGTCTAAGCTTGCACCAACATACGGAGCTAAATCCGTCTTATTAATAATAAACAAGTCCGATTTAATCATCCCTTGTCCACCTTTACGGGGAATCTTTTCACCCTGAGCGACGTCAATGATATAAATAGAAAAATCCACAAGTTCTGGACTAAACGTTGCCGCTAAATTATCTCCGCCGCTTTCCACAAAAATCAGCTCAACGTCAGGATGTCTTTCAACCAGTTCATCGATTGCGGCAAAGTTCATAGAAGCATCTTCTCGAATAGCAGTGTGCGGACAACCTCCTGTTTCCACACCGATGATGCGTTCTTGAGGTAATACGCTGTTTTTCACTAAAAACTGAGCATCTTCTTTTGTATAGATATCATTTGTAATAACCGCCATGCTTAGCTCACTTTGTAATGCTCTGGTTAGCCTTTCTACAAGCATTGTTTTCCCCGCCCCTACAGGACCTCCTATACCAACTCTCATTGCATTCATTTTTTCGCCTTCACTATGAAGGCTTCCCTCCCTTATATTATTTTGTATTAAGACATAAATAAGCGGACGTGCAGACGTTCATGCTGCATTTGAGCAATTTCAAGCCCTGGCGTCATTGAACCAAGCTCACTCGAATCCGCACGAAGAATGTTCGTGACTGCTTGATCAATCTTTTCATGAAAAGCAAGTGAAATTCGCTGACCATCCGTTTGCCCAATTGGAATGCCACGAACTGCATTTTGAATAAGCGATGACACTGTAGCATACAAGTGCGTAGAAACAGCCGTTTGTTTACACACCCGTAATTGTTGAGCTATAATCGCAAAGACAATTGATGGATGACCAAAGCATTCTTTCCGTTGAATTTCGTGTTCATAGCATCTTAAAAGCTTGTTATTAAACAAATCAATACAAAGCTTTACCATTCTCTGACCAATTCTCCTTGTCCCTTCCCTTGTTTCTTTTGATAGCGTCAGCGCATACAGCTCTTGATCTAGCTCTATTATTTCCTGAAGATTCGCTTCTGACGCAAATTCGTATGCCAGCCGGCAAGCTAACCCATCTGTATAAGTAAGCTGCGTTTCTGTATACGTACTAAGAGCTTCAGAAAATGTATCGGCATTTGTGATTCGCTCTTTTTGGATATAGGTTTCCATACCAAACGAATGAGAAAAAGCCCCCGATGGAAAATTCGAATCACACAGCTGTACAAGCGCTAACAGTTGGTTAGTCATGACTATGTCCAATATGTCTAAATGCTTTTTGAACCGCTCTCTTTTCACGCTTATATGGAATTCTTAGTTCGTTAAGAAGCTCTTCAACTAAATAATCATATTGAACAAGCATTTCATTCTCTTCAAACTGCGCTGGCAAATGCCGATTTCCAAGTTGATGAGCAATCTCCCCCATCTGCTTAATACTTGTAGGTTGAATTGTTAATAAGTCATCTGCTACTACTTGAATGACAATCATATTTTTCTCATCCATATAAAGCACGTCACCATCTACAAGTTCACGACTTTCTTTTAGGCGAATTCCTAACTCTTTACCATGATCGGTGACAACTCGCTGCACGCGCTTTAACAGATGATCACTTTCCAAATACACTTTTTCAATATGCGGAGCTTTCTTTTCTAACGTAGCGACATTCCCAACAATTTGTTCTATTAACATTGCTTTCACCTCAAAATAAAAAGTATCGTTGTGCCATAGGTAATACTTCTGCTGGCTCACACGTAATTAATTCATCATCCACTCGTACTTCGTATGTTTGTGGATCCACATCAATTTTAGGCATTTCACCATTTAGCTTCATATCCGTTTTACTTAGTGAGCGAATCCCTTTTACAGGCTTAATCTGTTTCTGTAAATTCAAGTTTCTATGCACTCCTCGATTGTATGCAGCTTGCGAGATAAACGTTATGGCGGTTCTATGGCGCGCTTTTCCATAAGAAGCAAACATCGGACGGTATAAAACAGGCTGAGGCGTAGGAATTGAGGCATTAGGATCACCCATTTGACTGTGAGCAATCATTCCGCCTTTAACGATTAATTCTGGCTTTACGCCAAAGAATGCTGGGTCCCAAACGACTAAGTCTGCAAGCTTACCAGCTTCTACTGAGCCTACGTATTCTGAAATCCCATGGGTGATAGCTGGATTAATTGTATACTTTGCAATATATCGCTTAATGCGTTCATTATCACCAATACCACTATCGCCGTTTAACTTTCCTCTTTGCTTTTTCATCTTGTCTGCTGTTTGCCACGTTCTCGTAATCACTTCACCAACGCGGCCCATAGCTTGTGAATCAGAAGAAATCATGCTGAAAACTCCAAGGTCATGCAAAATATCTTCAGCTGCAATGGTTTCTTTACGAATACGAGAATCCGCAAATGCAATATCTTCTGGAACGGAAGGATCTAAATGATGACAAACCATCAGCATATCCAAATGTTCTTCTAGGGTGTTAATCGTATAAGGTCTGGTTGGATTTGTTGATGACGGGAGAATATTTTTAAAACTTGCCATCTTCATAATGTCAGGTGCATGTCCACCGCCTGCTCCTTCCGTATGATACGTATGAATGACACGATTTCCAATTGCTCTCATCGTATCTTCGACAAATCCGCCTTCGTTTAGCGTATCTGTATGGATTGCAATCTGCACATCATATTCATCCGCAACTTGAAGGCTTGTATCAATTGCTGACGCGGTGGTGCCCCAATCTTCATGAAGCTTAAGACCAATCGCTCCAGCCTCAATTTGTTCGATAAGAGGCTGCTTGGATGATGCGTTCCCTTTACCTAAAAAACCTACATTCATTGGAAAAGCCTCAGCTGCTTCTAACATCCGCTCGATATACCAAGCTCCAGGTGTGCACGTCGTCGCGTTTGTTCCCGTTGCAGGACCAGTTCCTCCTCCAATCATCGTTGTAATTCCAGAAGATAAGGCGGTTTCGATTTGCTGTGGACAGATAAAATGTATATGCGCATCAATCCCTCCAGCCGTCACAATTTTCCCTTCTGCAGCAATGATTTCAGTACTAGCTCCAATCACAATATCAACATCATCCATCAATAGTGGATTTCCTGCTTTTCCAATGGTTTGGATCATGCCATCCTTTACGCCAATATCCGCTTTGTATATCCCCGTATAATCCATAATGATGGCATTCGTAAAAACAAGATCTGCCGCTTCACTTCTTGTTGCAAGAGGATGCTGTCCCATTCCATCACGAATAACTTTTCCTCCACCAAACTTTACTTCATCACCATAGGTTGTAAAATCCTTTTCAATTTCAATAAAAAGGCTGGTATCAGCTAGCCTTACAGCATCTCCAACCGTCGGCCCAAACATATCTGCATACTGTTTTCTTGACATTTTAAAGCTCATGTTCGACCTACTCCTCTTTTAGCTCCCCCGTGGGTCCATTTGTTTTATTGTTTAATCCATATACATGCTTTGTTCCTGAAAAAGGTACAAGCTGGACCGTTTTAGGATCACCTGGTTCAAAGCGAACGGCCGTACCAGCAGGAATATTTAAGTGATAGCCAAACGCTTCTTTTCGATCAAATTCTAACCCGTAATTAACTTCGTAGAAATGAAAGTGAGATCCTACCTGAACAGGACGGTCCCCTCGGTTGGTTACCAAAACCTCAACTATCCCCTTATCTTTGTTACATACAATTTCATCTTTACGTAACTTGTATTCTCCGGGAATCACTTCTTCCCCCTCCTCTATCGAATTGGATCATGTACCGTCACAAGCTTTGTTCCATCTGGAAATGTTGCTTCCACCTGAATGTCATGAATCATTTCAGGAATACCTTCCATCACATCATCTCGCGACAATATTTGTGTTCCAAGCTGCATTAATTCAGCAACGGTACGACCATCCCTAGCTCCTTCTGTCATTTCATATGTAATAATGGCAACCGCTTCTGGATAGTTCAGTTTTAACCCTCTCGCTTGCCTACGCCTTGCGAGGTCTGCGGCGACAACCACCATAAGCTTTTCTTGCTCTCGCTGTGTGAGTTTCATTTAAGATCTTCCTTTCTGTAGAACATGCATGACGACCAAAAAACAACTTCTAACAATAAATGTTACTTAACCTAACATATAATTAATTATAGTGAATTTTCAGATTAAATCAAACTCTTTTTCTATTTTTATACAAAATAGAGAAATAAAAAAAGAGATGTCTGCAATGAGACATCTCTTTTTCTTATCAACTATTAATTTAATACTGTAACGTTAACTGTTTTACGACCCCATTGCTCTGCATCAGCTTGTGCAGGAACAAATACGTCGATTTTATTACCTTTAATCGCTCCGCCAGTATCAGCAGCGATTGCTTCTCCATATCCTTCAACATATACTTTTGAACCTAATGGGATTACGCTAGGATCTACAGCAATTACTTTTTGGTTTGGATTTGCTTTTAAATCTACTCCCGTAGCAGTTACACCACTACATCCTTCACAGCTAGCTGTATAAGCAGTTGCTTCAACTGTTAACTGCTTACCGCTCTGTTGTGATTGTTCAGCAGGTTGTTCCTCTTTAGCTGGCTCAGGTTGTGGCGCTGGTGCAGCCGCTTCCTGAACTGGCTCTTGTTTTTGCTCAGCTTCTGGTGCCGGTTGTTCGGCAGGCTCTTGAGCTGGTTCTTCCTTTGGTGCCGGCGCAGCTTCTTGCACAGGTTCAGCTTTTGGTGCTGGAGCTGGTTGTGCTACAGCTTGTGAACCTCCATTTGTTTCAATGGCAAAGACCTGTCCTGGAATGATAAGGTCACTTCCTAATCCGTTCCAAGCTTTAATTTGCTCTACTGTTACGCCATATTCTTGGCTAATTGACCATAATGTATCGCCGCGCTCAACTTTATGTGTAATCTCTTTTATAATTGATACATTTAAATTTTGTTCTGGATGAATAATCGTTGATGTTAAGTTATTTGCATCTTTTAATTCGTCAACGCTCACATCATGGTTTTGAGCGATGCTCCACAACGTATCACCTTTTTGTACTTGATACGTTTCGTTTGCACTTGCAGATGCTCCACCTGCAAGCCCCGCTGAAAGGATTGCTGTTGTTCCTAGAGTAAATATAAATTTCTTCATTTACGAATACCTCCTTATTTACTCAATGACTGAATGATATCACCTAGAGATTGCACAGCCATTACAGGAACATTCAACTTCCATTACAAAAATAACGCTTTTTTAACATGAAACTGTAATTTTTCTGATAATTTGTCCATATGCTTCAATAATTTCCATTTATTTGATGTTTTTTACAAACAAATCTTCCTATTCCTTTTTATCCATAAAAAAAGCATCCTAATTGTTAGATAATTCTATCAATTAGGATGCTTTTCATCAATTGCATCCAACTGGTTATTTATTTTTTATTAAAGCCTTGTTTCTCTACGTACTCTTTCATATACATACGCGTCGGGTTCGATAGCATATGAGCCATTTGACCAGTCCACGTATCGTTTCTGTTTCCATTTGTACGCTCATTATAATAAGAAGAAATCTGTTCATTATAAGCTTGCAATTCTTCAATAAACTTATTGTGATCTTGCTCGTATACTTCTTCATGATACACATTAGCTTGAGGTAAACGAGGCTTTTTATCTGTATCGGTAGCCGGATACCCAATCGTTAAACCAAATAGTGGCAGTACGCGACTAGGGAGCTTTAATAATTCTTGAACATCTTGAAGCTGATTTCGAAGTCCACCGATATAACAGATTCCAAGCCCCATCGACTCTGCAGCAATTGATGCATTTTGAGCTGCTAAAGCTGCGTCGATTAAAGCAACCATGAATTTTTCAGTACTTTCAAGGGACTCAGATAAATCTTTGCCCTCCATTTCAGCAATAACATCGTGCCTATGCAAGTCTGCACAAAAAAGAAGCAAGTGACCATTTTGGGCAACATAAGGTTGATTACCCGCTAGTTCAGCCAAGCGATTCTTAGTTTCTTGATTTTTAATTCCAATTATTGAATATGCTTGTATATAGCTTGAGGTAGAAGCTGCTTGGGCACTTTCTACAATTTTATGAACCTGCTCATCTGTTAAAGGTTTATCTTGATATTTCCTCACTGAGCGATGACTTAAAATTGTTTCAATAACTTCGTTCATTTTTTAGAACCCCTTTTTCATTTTAATTCATTCACTTCTTAGTATAACGAATCTCTCCTTTTTTCAACATTTTTCTGCTTTATAACCGACTCTTTGTTGTTTCGTATTCATATAAATGAAACCGGTTCGCCAGCACATCTGAAACGGAATACTCAATGCTTTCAATGTACTCATCCATTCTTCGTAGTAGCCGGTTGCGCTGCACATCATTTTCAAGTACTTTCACCAACTGCTCTTCAAGCAGATAGGCTTTATCCAGAGGCATTAATAAGCCTTTTCTTTTTAACGTTTGAATATTAATTTGTTCTTGCCCTGGAAGTGAAGAGTGAATAAAAATAGGTAGGCGTTTACGTAAGGCTTCACTAATCGTAACACCGCCTGCTTTTGTCACAACTGCACTAGCTTGTTCATATAAGCTATTCATTTGCTCTCTGCACGCAATATAAGGAAGAGGTGTAATGCTTGGATGATTTAACATTACCAACTCTTGAAATAGCTTTTTGTTGTTTCCACACAGCACTACGTATCGGTAAATACTATCGTAGGGAACGGAGCGAAGCATTTGTTTTACATTGCCAAGCCCTGCATTCCCTCCAGCTATTAGAATCGTTCGTTCAGACCTTGAATCTATTCGTTTATTTTTAAAAGCAGCATGAACAGGAATTCCAGTGACATAAATATTGTGAGTAGGCACATTATGAATACTTTCTAAAAAGTTTTTTGTCTCCTTATCAGGTACGCAGTGAATATCCACGCCACTTTTTCCCCATACATCGCTTACTAAAAAATCAGTATAAATATTAACAACGGGTGTATTAATAATGCCTTTTTCTTTTAACCCACTGATGACGCGCGAAGGAAAGCTATGAGTACAAACAATAACGTCTGGTTTTTCTGCTTCAATTAAACGCTTCATGTTATATTCAATAATTGGCCAGCTTTTAACAACAAAATCATCACACGTATGATTTTCCTCTTTATAAACGTGCCCGTGATAAAATTTTTCAAACTGCCTTGGAAACATAGAGATCCATTTCATATATAGAGATGATATTAATTGCTCAAGAGGTTTGCTCCAATAACTTAAACAATCAATCTTTTTCACTGAAATTTGCTTATAATTTGCCACCAGCATTTCCATTACAGCGTCTGCCACCTGATGATGTCCAGATGCCATCTTAAACAAGGGCAAAAATAAAATCTTTTTCATCAATGATCACTCCCTTTAAAGCGGGTGTTTCGCTTTTTTCGCAGCTGTAGCATAACGTAAACAACAAAAAATAAAATGGCTCCTCCAACAATAATTGAAATATGAACCTGATCTCCAACAAAATAACCTAACAATAAAAAAGATAGCACCCATACAATTCCGCCTATTAGCGAAAAACAAACATATAATAAAAAAGGATAATGACTAATTCCTGCAAGGTACGGGCTAATTTGACGAAGACCAGGAACAAACAAGCCAAATAAAATTGTCCACTTCCCATGTCTATGAAACTTCTCACGAGCAGCTTTTAATTTAGGTTCAGTTAATCCCACATACTTTCCATACTTACTAAAAAAGGGAACGCCTGCATACCTGCCGAGTAAATAAGCAACCAGCATTCCAATAATAACACCTAAGCAAGCATAGATTGTTGATGAATATAAAAGCAGCTGTCCTTTTGCAATAAACATTCCAAGAATAATTAAAAATGACTCTTCAGGCGCTGGAATTCCAACAATCCCGCAAAATAAAATTAAAAATATTGTAATATAACCGAATGCATTAATATAATGCGACACCATTGTTAATTCCACGTGCTTGTTCCTTCCTTTTTTAATTCAGAGAGTGTTTTACTATTCATCTGGCGCTGCTTAGCATACGGAATGAATTCTCTTAAAGCGCCTATTGTCTGCTCTGGTGCTCTTTCATCTGCTCCTTTTGTTTCTCCATTATCATGCAACACATAGATTGCGCCACGCTTTAACTTACTCTTCATTTCAGCTTCTAATGCTTTTTTTGTTTTCTTAAGCGACCAATCTCCAAATATATTAGACCAAATAATTGTATGGTAAGGTTTTGCACACCAAACACTAAATAAATTTAAATGTC from Bacillus sp. 1780r2a1 encodes the following:
- the ureG gene encoding urease accessory protein UreG, with translation MNAMRVGIGGPVGAGKTMLVERLTRALQSELSMAVITNDIYTKEDAQFLVKNSVLPQERIIGVETGGCPHTAIREDASMNFAAIDELVERHPDVELIFVESGGDNLAATFSPELVDFSIYIIDVAQGEKIPRKGGQGMIKSDLFIINKTDLAPYVGASLDVMKEDTIAARGKKPFVFTNLKKDQGLADVIQWIKKEVLLIGIES
- the nfsA gene encoding oxygen-insensitive NADPH nitroreductase: MNEVIETILSHRSVRKYQDKPLTDEQVHKIVESAQAASTSSYIQAYSIIGIKNQETKNRLAELAGNQPYVAQNGHLLLFCADLHRHDVIAEMEGKDLSESLESTEKFMVALIDAALAAQNASIAAESMGLGICYIGGLRNQLQDVQELLKLPSRVLPLFGLTIGYPATDTDKKPRLPQANVYHEEVYEQDHNKFIEELQAYNEQISSYYNERTNGNRNDTWTGQMAHMLSNPTRMYMKEYVEKQGFNKK
- a CDS encoding urease subunit beta, translated to MIPGEYKLRKDEIVCNKDKGIVEVLVTNRGDRPVQVGSHFHFYEVNYGLEFDRKEAFGYHLNIPAGTAVRFEPGDPKTVQLVPFSGTKHVYGLNNKTNGPTGELKEE
- the ureC gene encoding urease subunit alpha gives rise to the protein MSFKMSRKQYADMFGPTVGDAVRLADTSLFIEIEKDFTTYGDEVKFGGGKVIRDGMGQHPLATRSEAADLVFTNAIIMDYTGIYKADIGVKDGMIQTIGKAGNPLLMDDVDIVIGASTEIIAAEGKIVTAGGIDAHIHFICPQQIETALSSGITTMIGGGTGPATGTNATTCTPGAWYIERMLEAAEAFPMNVGFLGKGNASSKQPLIEQIEAGAIGLKLHEDWGTTASAIDTSLQVADEYDVQIAIHTDTLNEGGFVEDTMRAIGNRVIHTYHTEGAGGGHAPDIMKMASFKNILPSSTNPTRPYTINTLEEHLDMLMVCHHLDPSVPEDIAFADSRIRKETIAAEDILHDLGVFSMISSDSQAMGRVGEVITRTWQTADKMKKQRGKLNGDSGIGDNERIKRYIAKYTINPAITHGISEYVGSVEAGKLADLVVWDPAFFGVKPELIVKGGMIAHSQMGDPNASIPTPQPVLYRPMFASYGKARHRTAITFISQAAYNRGVHRNLNLQKQIKPVKGIRSLSKTDMKLNGEMPKIDVDPQTYEVRVDDELITCEPAEVLPMAQRYFLF
- a CDS encoding galactosyldiacylglycerol synthase gives rise to the protein MKKILFLPLFKMASGHHQVADAVMEMLVANYKQISVKKIDCLSYWSKPLEQLISSLYMKWISMFPRQFEKFYHGHVYKEENHTCDDFVVKSWPIIEYNMKRLIEAEKPDVIVCTHSFPSRVISGLKEKGIINTPVVNIYTDFLVSDVWGKSGVDIHCVPDKETKNFLESIHNVPTHNIYVTGIPVHAAFKNKRIDSRSERTILIAGGNAGLGNVKQMLRSVPYDSIYRYVVLCGNNKKLFQELVMLNHPSITPLPYIACREQMNSLYEQASAVVTKAGGVTISEALRKRLPIFIHSSLPGQEQINIQTLKRKGLLMPLDKAYLLEEQLVKVLENDVQRNRLLRRMDEYIESIEYSVSDVLANRFHLYEYETTKSRL
- a CDS encoding urease subunit gamma, encoding MKLTQREQEKLMVVVAADLARRRQARGLKLNYPEAVAIITYEMTEGARDGRTVAELMQLGTQILSRDDVMEGIPEMIHDIQVEATFPDGTKLVTVHDPIR
- a CDS encoding urease accessory protein UreF, producing MTNQLLALVQLCDSNFPSGAFSHSFGMETYIQKERITNADTFSEALSTYTETQLTYTDGLACRLAYEFASEANLQEIIELDQELYALTLSKETREGTRRIGQRMVKLCIDLFNNKLLRCYEHEIQRKECFGHPSIVFAIIAQQLRVCKQTAVSTHLYATVSSLIQNAVRGIPIGQTDGQRISLAFHEKIDQAVTNILRADSSELGSMTPGLEIAQMQHERLHVRLFMS
- a CDS encoding LysM peptidoglycan-binding domain-containing protein, whose protein sequence is MKKFIFTLGTTAILSAGLAGGASASANETYQVQKGDTLWSIAQNHDVSVDELKDANNLTSTIIHPEQNLNVSIIKEITHKVERGDTLWSISQEYGVTVEQIKAWNGLGSDLIIPGQVFAIETNGGSQAVAQPAPAPKAEPVQEAAPAPKEEPAQEPAEQPAPEAEQKQEPVQEAAAPAPQPEPAKEEQPAEQSQQSGKQLTVEATAYTASCEGCSGVTATGVDLKANPNQKVIAVDPSVIPLGSKVYVEGYGEAIAADTGGAIKGNKIDVFVPAQADAEQWGRKTVNVTVLN
- the ureE gene encoding urease accessory protein UreE is translated as MLIEQIVGNVATLEKKAPHIEKVYLESDHLLKRVQRVVTDHGKELGIRLKESRELVDGDVLYMDEKNMIVIQVVADDLLTIQPTSIKQMGEIAHQLGNRHLPAQFEENEMLVQYDYLVEELLNELRIPYKREKRAVQKAFRHIGHSHD
- a CDS encoding DedA family protein; the protein is MELTMVSHYINAFGYITIFLILFCGIVGIPAPEESFLIILGMFIAKGQLLLYSSTIYACLGVIIGMLVAYLLGRYAGVPFFSKYGKYVGLTEPKLKAAREKFHRHGKWTILFGLFVPGLRQISPYLAGISHYPFLLYVCFSLIGGIVWVLSFLLLGYFVGDQVHISIIVGGAILFFVVYVMLQLRKKRNTRFKGSDH
- a CDS encoding urease accessory protein UreD, which encodes MSYTGYLKLESHKVKNKTVVHNTYHDGAFKVARPIYMEEHIPTIYLLHVGGGYVGGDHYKACITAKEDAHVCLTTQAATKVYRTPHEPVFQETELFLRKGAVVEYLPDPLILYEGARFIQETTVHMEEKATFFISDIITPGWSPDGQTFKYHSVRSKLKIYRKNQLMVFDHLFLSPHEDIHAIMKMEGYTHFGSFLAIAEGIIDSVIDELYDEVISEEQNGYIGISKLAINGCAIRILGNDTKTLERIINRCFQFLRKRLLGLDIVSLRKY